In the genome of Deinococcus seoulensis, one region contains:
- a CDS encoding type II secretion system F family protein encodes MPVFEYRVRDRSGKVLKSQMEAETANQVRDALRAKNLMIVEIKAPKTGMNADISIPFLDNKPPSLKQVAIFSKQLATLINAGVPLVQSLAILQKQIEHKGFQKVVKNMRTDVESGTPLSETLVKYPKIFNRLYVNLVRAGETSGTLDSVLERIADFQEKELALRGKIKSALTYPVVVLVFAILITYFLLTTIVPQFAGILAQMNAPLPFITRMLMAVSDFLQNSILILVAIGAIITFAYRAYYKTPKGRTVIDDIKLRLPVFGNLTQKSAIASFARTFGLLISSGVNIIESLEITKGTANNAIVEESIENAKNVVMVGEQMSSSLATSKVFPPMVVSMISIGEETGSLDNMLGKVGDFYDREVDEAVDSMTAAIEPLMIVFLGGIVGTIVAGMFLPMFSIIGQLSQ; translated from the coding sequence ATGCCCGTCTTCGAATACCGCGTGCGTGACCGCTCCGGCAAGGTGCTGAAATCCCAGATGGAAGCCGAGACGGCGAACCAGGTCCGGGACGCCCTGCGCGCCAAGAACCTGATGATCGTCGAGATCAAGGCCCCCAAAACGGGCATGAACGCCGACATCAGCATTCCCTTCCTGGATAACAAACCGCCGAGCCTCAAACAGGTCGCCATTTTCAGCAAGCAGCTCGCCACGCTGATCAACGCCGGGGTGCCGCTGGTGCAGTCCCTGGCGATCCTGCAGAAACAGATCGAGCACAAGGGCTTCCAGAAAGTCGTGAAGAACATGCGCACCGACGTGGAATCCGGCACGCCGCTCAGCGAGACGCTGGTCAAGTACCCCAAGATCTTCAACCGCCTGTACGTGAACCTCGTCCGCGCCGGCGAGACCAGCGGCACACTCGATTCGGTCCTGGAACGCATCGCGGACTTTCAGGAAAAGGAACTGGCCCTGCGCGGCAAGATCAAGAGTGCGCTGACCTACCCGGTCGTGGTGCTGGTGTTTGCCATCCTGATCACGTACTTCCTGCTGACGACCATCGTGCCGCAGTTCGCAGGCATCCTCGCTCAGATGAATGCACCCCTGCCGTTCATCACGCGCATGCTGATGGCCGTCTCGGACTTCCTTCAGAATTCGATCCTGATTCTGGTTGCGATCGGTGCCATCATCACCTTCGCTTACCGAGCCTACTACAAGACACCTAAGGGCCGTACAGTCATTGATGACATCAAACTGCGGCTCCCGGTCTTCGGGAACCTAACGCAGAAAAGTGCCATCGCCTCGTTCGCACGCACCTTCGGCCTGCTGATCAGCAGCGGCGTGAACATCATCGAGAGCCTCGAAATCACCAAAGGCACCGCCAACAATGCCATCGTCGAGGAAAGCATCGAGAACGCCAAGAACGTCGTGATGGTCGGTGAGCAGATGAGTTCCAGTCTGGCGACCAGCAAGGTCTTCCCGCCCATGGTTGTCAGCATGATCTCCATCGGTGAGGAAACCGGGTCGCTGGACAACATGCTCGGCAAGGTCGGGGACTTCTACGACCGCGAGGTGGATGAGGCCGTTGATAGCATGACGGCCGCCATCGAACCGCTGATGATCGTGTTCCTGGGCGGCATCGTGGGCACCATCGTGGCCGGAATGTTCCTCCCGATGTTCAGCATCATCGGCCAG